One Triplophysa rosa linkage group LG8, Trosa_1v2, whole genome shotgun sequence genomic window, ACAAAATCATGACAACAGAAAATCTTCTCTTGTGTACAGTAATAGTTTAGTGgtttatgatgtaagataaacTTTCATTTATGTTGTTGTAAGACTTAACGTTTTTACAGTGTTAGCAGAGCAATACACACTTATATTGATTCAATTTTGATGAATCAGTGAAACATTGTATGATTTATGTTTAACCTCCTCCACgtgtttcattcataaaatgtttaCGCATGGAAAACAGACCTCTTCAATGATGCCAGTGCCCATCTTAATTTACTGATCCAATTTGAAGCGCTCTCCATCCTTTAAGAATTAGGCTCCTTCTGGCCAGCATGCATGCTAGGCATGCTGGGAGTAAGATGTTTACGCCAAATTGTAAACAAGGGGATATAAAACCCAGAGCCCAGTGCATTCTGTGTAACTAGGAGCTCGAAGCAGCCGACAAAAAGCTCTTTTTTAATACTTGCAGTCTTTTGCTCACTTGCCTTCTACAACAATCGTAATCATGGTATTGGAGGACTCTGAATGCAGTGCCTTTGATCTTGAGATCACCGTGAgtctaatgtttgtttattttctgatGTTTTTCTATATGTTGTAATCAAACTGGATTGGTTTATCACATGTTTGCATTCATTTTGTATCAGCTTTAGAGGTGCCTATTAAGAATGTTTTGATGTTGCATGAACAGGTGGTTGTACTTGTTTGTGATCTGTACTAATGGGATTTGTCTTGTCTACGTTCAAGCCGTTCAACGTGTTTTAATAATTTGCAAGAAATGTGCAAAATTTTAAAACCAAACCACATCTTGAGTTGTTTTTTCTTGCTGTTGTCACCTTTGGCTTTTTCACCGAAGACTTTGTTAGGCATACTTGAATATGTACAATATTGTGAAAggtgctatacaaataaattgaATGGAATTCATATCATCAGATGCCTTTAGACCACATATAAATTTCAAAGAGTGACCAAAACTTTGCTCTTTTAGGAGGATGCTGTCGAGACTCCCTTTGGTAGGGTGCACTGCACCATGAAGGGTGTGGCAAAGGGCAACCGCCCTACCATCCTGACCTTCCACGACATCGGCCTGAACCGTAAGGATATTTTCTAAACCCTTGAACTACCTCGGGCGTTAAAATGTCTGTGAGACATTCTACTATTAGTACTCAATGATTTCTACCGTTGGTACTCAGTGTGAAAGAGTgtctgtaaaatgttttatttatacaatataaTGCAACATATTATTAGTTAGGCAAATGCTTTTTAGTAACACAACTGTTTTTCGTTCTGTAGATAAAACCTGTTTTGAGTCACTCTTTGTTCACCAAGACATGCATGAGATCATGCAACACTTTGCTGTGTGCCACGTTGATGCCCCGGGACAGCAGGATGATGCAAGCACGTTCTCCACAGAGTAAGTGAGaggttaaaggtgcagttcgtaacaattttgcagtaaaatatccaaaaaccactaagctagtgttatatagTTTGTTCCGCTGAGTTctaacaatatctcaaatgcTTCAAACTACTTGtaagaaaatcgccattctaaacagtgacacggggctgtgcggTCGCCTGTCAATTGTGTCATATCCGtgttcccctttgttaccgcctttactgacgtagaaaccgcatgacaacagtgtcgtggacaaatgcgtaAGTactgtctagcgtctagcaagccactaacttgtttcgagcagtcacttatttatggaccacaattattcgcaacaattataaaaccgtacctcatccgctaacatgatttctcgttcccgtctgattgatggccatcagcggtggagttgaagacaacagatcccatcattccacgctccttcacagcgtcatcaagctacgccattgttgttgttttgatcgtacaaactgcacctttaatgtgGTAAAAGAATAGCTTATCAGTGATTGCAAAGGCGAGATGAAGATTTAGCTTTAAATCGAGAGTATAGCAAGAAGTTCACacagttttagcagcaacaaTTAAGCgagcataaataaataaaatgctcaAATAATTGACTTTTTTGTCAACAAAGCCAAAACACAGCCTAAATTTCTTTCCAAGAAAGGAAATCTATTCCGAATTATATTTACCAAGGAGCCCTTCAATCACTTACACCAGACAGGCAGAAGGTCAGCATGCCTGTCGCTGTGTCTGAGAGGAACAGAGAACATGTTTATGGTCTGCCATCTGCTACAGAAATACAACTGACATCCACCACCATAATCCAACCAGTCAGAGCAACATTCAGAAATGCCGTTAGTCAATCTCGACCTGTTTTGATTGCACATATATGACCTCCATCATGAAGAATCACAAATGAGACTTTATTGAAATCTGAATTGTTTTTCTTAGAAAGGAATGAGATTAATGCAACACAGACGTCTCAGTTTACAAAGGAGATTTTAAAgggatctcaacaatgtcacaaactgtgcTCTAATTTGCCATATGACAGAAACAGACaattaaaacaatgtttaaattcTCACTTCATTGTATTGTAGGTTTACATACCCTTCAATGGATCAGTTAGAAGAGACTCTGCCGATGGTTCTCAACCACTTTGGGTAAGTGAATGTCATGAATGTCTGTCTCAAACTAGCATAGATCTTGAAGTCATGTGTTTGACTGGTTAAAACATTGACTTTGAAAGTAGACCCTGAAATTGAGCTCTTTTCTCTCGTAGCCTAAGGAGTGTGGCTGGAATGGGGGTTGGTGCCGGAGCCAACATTCTTACCCGCTTTGCAGTGAGTTTTATatgctttttttctttgttgCATTTGTAATGGTGTCAGTTTGATCCATTGCCACAAATGTCAACACCGGCAGTTGCTGATTACATACTACATGCTTGCTAATACACACGAATGTGAGAAATGAATTGttgatttatttaatgtgtCTCCCAAAGTTGAAACATCCAGACTTGGTTGAAGGTCTTGTTCTGATAAATATGAGTGCTCAGGCAGAGGGCTTCCTTGACTGGGCAGTGCAAAAGGTGGAACGATGCTTATTTCATTTGGCTAGACTTGCATTAACAGGGATTAGAAATTGTTGTTAATCTGATGATAAGAAGCTTATTGCACAGTGTGCACACATTTATACTAATGAATAACTTTCTAAACAGATCACAGGCTGGACTCATGCTCTCACTGATACTGTTATTTCACACATTTTTGGAAAGGTAAGAAACAAACAACAACGAAAACGActaaaacacacatgcacacttatTACGTTTATTTCGGAGGTTTGAATGTCTAATTGAAAAGTTCACTCATATTGCAGGAGGAGATTCAGAACAACCCCGATCAGATTGCAACCTTCCGTCACCTTATTACAAACAACATGAACCAGTCCAACCTTCAGCAATTTGTCAAGTCTTACAAAAGGTATCCCTAATGTGATGTGTTTCGAGTCTTTTATTGACTCTATAGGGCCTGTGTGGCATCTGtatattgtaaagtaaaaaacgTACGTCTCTGTtcccttttattttattttcctttctCAGTCGACGGGATATAGAGATTGAGAGACCCGTACAAGGAGGGAACGTTAACGTACGAACCCTCAAGTAAGTCCCACCTGATGAAAAGAGATCTTAGTTTGCTATAACAGTGGAGTTTTACTAAATAGATCGTCTTTACAACAGGTGCCCAGTGTTGCTGATAGTGGGTGATAATTCTCCTGCTGTGGATGCTGTGGTGAGTGTGTTATATCTTTCTGTATGATCTTGCTCTCAAATGTGTGAGAGATGTCCAGAGAAGACTCAGCGATGTTACATTCAGCTGGCTGACTTGGAATAaaagataatatatatatatata contains:
- the ndrg1b gene encoding protein NDRG1b isoform X1, whose protein sequence is MVLEDSECSAFDLEITEDAVETPFGRVHCTMKGVAKGNRPTILTFHDIGLNHKTCFESLFVHQDMHEIMQHFAVCHVDAPGQQDDASTFSTEFTYPSMDQLEETLPMVLNHFGLRSVAGMGVGAGANILTRFALKHPDLVEGLVLINMSAQAEGFLDWAVQKITGWTHALTDTVISHIFGKEEIQNNPDQIATFRHLITNNMNQSNLQQFVKSYKSRRDIEIERPVQGGNVNVRTLKCPVLLIVGDNSPAVDAVVDSNSRMNPTTTTFLKMADCGGLPQVDQPGKLVEAFKYFLQGMGYMPSAGLTRLVRSRTGSSSSIDRSRNRCGTNTSQGQRGRSHTDVSMDSTSNSIEHNPSGPILSVK
- the ndrg1b gene encoding protein NDRG1b isoform X2, whose amino-acid sequence is MVLEDSECSAFDLEITEDAVETPFGRVHCTMKGVAKGNRPTILTFHDIGLNHKTCFESLFVHQDMHEIMQHFAVCHVDAPGQQDDASTFSTEFTYPSMDQLEETLPMVLNHFGLRSVAGMGVGAGANILTRFAITGWTHALTDTVISHIFGKEEIQNNPDQIATFRHLITNNMNQSNLQQFVKSYKSRRDIEIERPVQGGNVNVRTLKCPVLLIVGDNSPAVDAVVDSNSRMNPTTTTFLKMADCGGLPQVDQPGKLVEAFKYFLQGMGYMPSAGLTRLVRSRTGSSSSIDRSRNRCGTNTSQGQRGRSHTDVSMDSTSNSIEHNPSGPILSVK